The Sorangiineae bacterium MSr11954 DNA segment TCGACGAAGGCCTGTATCCGCAATGCAGGGGAGCTTGCGTCGGCAACGTCCACGGGGTGCTACCGTTCCTCGCGTACGGGGATCGATCGCGCGGATCGAGTGAAATGCAGAAGGTCGTCGACCTCCACAATAAATGGCGCGCAGCCGAGGGTGACGGCGACGCCGGCGCGGGCATCAACACGAAGTCGGCCAAGTACGTTCAAGGTTACATAAGCGCCATGATGTTTCGGTTGGCGGTCGAACGCCTCGTCGGGGAAGGGAAAGTCGTAACGGCCGAAGCGCTGAAGAATGCCTACGAGTCGTTCTCCCCCTCGGGCATGAATACGTCAGGCCTCAGCGCCGCCTTGACATTCAGTCCGCAGGATCATCGCCCGCAATCTTCGGTCGCCATCTACAAGATCGACAGTGACGGCAACCTCGTATTCGAGGCCGACCGCAACATCGCCCGCCAAGACGAATGGCGCGGCTGGTAATCCCGTAACACGCCCTCTCGGCGAGAGAGCACCGCCCGCGCGAACCGCGCCCGGTGCTCTCCGCCATTTGGGCGGCTTACACCTTCGGAATCCTCGTCTTCCCCAAGCTCGCGGGGCTGGCCGCAATCATCCCCGATACGGAGTGCGCCCCCTCCCCGCGCGGAATCACCTCGTCGAGCCGCGGCTGGTAATTCCGTAACGCGCCCTCGGCGAGAGAGCACCGCCCGCGCGAACCGCGCCCGGTGCTCTCCGCCATTTGGGCGGCTTACACCTTCGGAATCCTCATCTTCCCCAAGCTCGCGGGGCTGGCCGCGATCATCCCCGACACGGAGTGCGCCCCCTCCCCGCGCGGAATCACCTCGTCGAGCCAGAACTCCGAGACGGCGCGCTCGTTCTTCTCGCGGCGCGACGCCTCCAGCTTGCGCAGCTCCACCCGCCGGATTTTGCCGGAAATGGTCTTGGGCAAGCTCGCGAATTCGAGGCGCCGCACGCGGTTGTAGGCGGCGAGCCGGTCGTTGCAGAACTCGAAGATGCTGCGCGCGGTCTCGGCGGTCTCCGGCACGCCGGGGACGAGCACCACGAACGCCTTCGGCACGGAGAGACGCAGCGGATCGGGGCTGGGGACGACGGCGGCTTCGGCCACGAGATGGTGCTCGAGCAAAACGCTCTCCAGCTCGAAGGGGCTAATGCGGTAATCGCTGCTCTTGAACACGTCGTCGCCGCGGCCTACGAAATGGATGTAGCCGTCGTCGTCGATGCGGGCTTCGTCGCCCGTGCGGTAATAGCCGCCGGCCATCGCCGCGCGATCGCGCTGTTCGTCGTCGAGGTAGCCGACCATCAACCCCGTGGGGCGCGGCGAGAGCTTCAACGCCACCTCGCCCTCGTCGACCTCGCGCCCTTCGGAGTCGAGCAGCACCACCTCGTAGCCGGGGAGCGGCCTCCCCATCGAGCCCAGTTTGACATAGAGGCCCGGCGAATTGCCCACTTGCGCCGTGGTCTCCGTCTGCCCGTAGCCATCGCGGACGGTGATGCCCCACGCCGCGCGCACCGTCTCGATGATCTCCGGGTTGAGCGGCTCGCCGGCGCTGGCCAGCTCGCGCAGCTCCGAGGGCTTTTTTCCGAGCGACTCCAGGACGAGCATGCGCCACACCGTGGGCGGCGCGCACATGGTGCTGACCCCGTGCTCGTGCAAGATCTCCAAGGTGCGCTTGGCGGAGAAGCGCGAGGCGTCGTGCATCAGAATGGTGGCCCCCGCGTTCCACGGCGCGAAAAAGCTGGACCATGCGTGCTTGGCCCAACCCGGTGAGCTGATGTTCTCGTGCACGTCGCTCTCGCGCAGGCCGAGCCAGTACATCGTGGTCAAATGACCGACAGGGTACGAACCGTGCGTGTGCAAAACGAGCTTCGGCTTTGCGGTGGTGCCCGAGGTGAAATAAAGAAGCAACGGATCGGTTGCGCGCGTCGGAACACGTGCCAAGGACGCCGGCGCATTCAACGCATCCTCGTACAGAGTAAAGGAGGGCGCGCCGCCCACCGCCAGCTTGACCCCCAGGCGCTCGGGGTTGCGGAGCTTTCGTGCCCCATCCGGATCGGTCACCATATGACGCACGTTGCCGCGCGCGATGCGATCGTCGACGTCGTCCGGGGTGAGCTGCGGGGTGGCCGGGATGATCACCGCGCCAATTTTCATGGCGGCGAGCACGGTTTCCCAGAGGGGCATCACATTGGTGAGCATCACCAGGATGCGATCGCCGCGCGCGACGCCATGGTCGGTAAGCCAGCGCGCAAGCCGCGTCGAACGGTCCGCGAGCTCGCGGTAGGTCGCGCTTCGAACTTCGCCCGAGTCGCGGACGATGTGAATCGCCGGCTTGTCGTTTCGCTGGGCCAGGACCTCGAACCAGTCCCACGCCCAATTGAACTCGCCCAGCTCGGGCCAGCGGAACTCGGCCCTTGCGCGGTCGAGGTCCTCACGATGTTTAATCAGGATATCACGCGCGCGCTCGAAGGCCTGCGTCGGTGTCATGCCCGAAAGCATGCAGCCCTTGCGTTTCGATGTCGAGTATTAACGCGACCGCCACGGCAGAGCAGAGTTGCGTCGAAAATCTCACTTCCAAGGGTCCGATGAATCGAACGCGGGCCTTTTTCGCTTGGCCCATGGATCGTCCGAATTGACATCACGCGACGTAGCCGGCGACGGACTGCTCGCCGATGGAAGGCCCCCCGCCGCCGATCCCGATTGGGGCGATCGGACGTTTTTGTCCTTTTTGGGGGGCGCCCACACGGGCGTTTGGCGATCCAAGGTGATGTCGACGGTGGCCGTCGGCGTCGAGAACTCGAC contains these protein-coding regions:
- a CDS encoding AMP-binding protein, producing MTPTQAFERARDILIKHREDLDRARAEFRWPELGEFNWAWDWFEVLAQRNDKPAIHIVRDSGEVRSATYRELADRSTRLARWLTDHGVARGDRILVMLTNVMPLWETVLAAMKIGAVIIPATPQLTPDDVDDRIARGNVRHMVTDPDGARKLRNPERLGVKLAVGGAPSFTLYEDALNAPASLARVPTRATDPLLLYFTSGTTAKPKLVLHTHGSYPVGHLTTMYWLGLRESDVHENISSPGWAKHAWSSFFAPWNAGATILMHDASRFSAKRTLEILHEHGVSTMCAPPTVWRMLVLESLGKKPSELRELASAGEPLNPEIIETVRAAWGITVRDGYGQTETTAQVGNSPGLYVKLGSMGRPLPGYEVVLLDSEGREVDEGEVALKLSPRPTGLMVGYLDDEQRDRAAMAGGYYRTGDEARIDDDGYIHFVGRGDDVFKSSDYRISPFELESVLLEHHLVAEAAVVPSPDPLRLSVPKAFVVLVPGVPETAETARSIFEFCNDRLAAYNRVRRLEFASLPKTISGKIRRVELRKLEASRREKNERAVSEFWLDEVIPRGEGAHSVSGMIAASPASLGKMRIPKV